A part of Pseudomonas sp. HR96 genomic DNA contains:
- a CDS encoding cupin domain-containing protein, producing MDTGSRLKLVRERHQLSQRELARRSGVTNATISLIEQNRVSPSVSSLKKLLEGIPMSLADFFTFDEPPQQERYVFRAGEQPDLGRNGLRLLLVGAPVPGRQMRFLREVYAPGAGSGEPIVHAEGEECGLVTRGVIEMTVDGNVSVLNPGDGYYFPTTLPHSFRNIGADEAEIISANTPANF from the coding sequence ATGGATACGGGATCACGGCTCAAACTGGTTCGCGAACGGCATCAGCTTTCCCAGCGCGAGCTGGCCCGCCGCAGTGGCGTCACCAATGCAACCATCTCGTTGATCGAACAGAATCGCGTCAGCCCCTCGGTCAGCTCGCTGAAGAAACTGCTCGAAGGCATCCCCATGTCGCTGGCCGACTTCTTCACCTTCGACGAGCCGCCGCAGCAGGAACGCTATGTGTTCCGCGCTGGCGAACAACCGGACCTTGGCCGCAACGGGCTGCGCCTGCTGCTGGTCGGTGCCCCGGTGCCCGGGCGGCAGATGCGCTTTCTGCGCGAGGTGTATGCGCCGGGTGCAGGCTCCGGCGAGCCGATCGTGCACGCCGAAGGCGAGGAATGCGGGCTGGTGACCCGCGGGGTGATCGAGATGACCGTGGACGGCAACGTCAGCGTGCTCAACCCGGGGGATGGCTACTACTTCCCGACCACCCTGCCCCACAGCTTTCGCAACATTGGCGCCGACGAGGCGGAAATCATCAGCGCCAATACGCCGGCCAATTTCTGA
- a CDS encoding NUDIX hydrolase, with translation MSASVLSKAKAPKRRATVIFRRDDQILFVRKHKAKWNLPGGRVESDETPLQAAMREMAEETGVALDNLVYVSEYAEARVIHYLFESQLPAQQEPRPCNEIADCRWFTAEDLGKRKILGSIRTLLKRCEADVNRAAF, from the coding sequence ATGAGCGCATCCGTACTCAGCAAGGCAAAGGCTCCAAAGCGCCGGGCGACGGTCATTTTTCGCCGGGACGACCAGATTCTTTTCGTGCGCAAGCACAAGGCCAAATGGAATTTGCCAGGCGGGCGCGTCGAGTCCGACGAGACGCCCTTGCAGGCGGCCATGCGCGAGATGGCCGAAGAAACCGGCGTGGCGCTGGACAACCTGGTGTATGTGTCGGAATACGCCGAGGCGCGGGTGATTCATTACCTGTTCGAGAGCCAGCTGCCGGCGCAGCAGGAACCACGGCCGTGCAACGAGATTGCCGATTGCCGCTGGTTCACCGCCGAAGACCTGGGCAAGCGCAAGATTCTTGGATCGATCAGGACCCTGCTCAAGCGCTGCGAGGCGGATGTCAATCGCGCGGCTTTCTGA
- a CDS encoding BrnA antitoxin family protein — translation MNENKSDTAAAWVDPDEAPELTAAFFVQADEFQGARRVRRGRPKADVVRERITIRLEPDVLAQFRATGPGWQTRMNAALADWLKTHTPGEAEGQG, via the coding sequence ATGAACGAGAACAAGAGCGATACCGCAGCCGCCTGGGTTGATCCGGATGAAGCCCCGGAACTGACCGCGGCATTCTTCGTGCAGGCCGACGAGTTTCAGGGCGCCCGGCGGGTGCGCCGCGGCCGGCCGAAGGCCGATGTGGTGCGCGAACGCATCACCATCCGCCTGGAGCCTGATGTGCTGGCGCAATTCAGGGCGACCGGGCCTGGCTGGCAGACGCGCATGAACGCGGCGCTGGCCGATTGGCTCAAGACGCACACCCCCGGTGAGGCCGAGGGCCAGGGCTGA
- a CDS encoding LLM class flavin-dependent oxidoreductase — MSRQIHLSAFLLTGPVIHSHAVWRHPETLGNYLDPEYYARTARVVEEGLFDFLFFADRLAVGDQMGGSRELALRYGAQDATRLDPLPILSYLVGQTRKLGLGATRSTTYYEPAHIAREFATLDHLSRGRAAWNIVTSMNDSEGRLFGKDKHLEHDLRYDRADEFVEVALKLWRSWERDALKLDRESGVLADPAKIHSLSHHGEWFKVEGPLNIPRTPQGRPVLIQAGSSGRGRRFGARWAEAIFTIHPHLKAMHAFREDVRNQVVQQGRTADSCKVLTAVMPFVGGSEAEARAKRDQHNALARPELGLVTLASQLNVDLSPFPLSATLADIARSPSIPPAAAEKLLMQGAETTLEELGRIFASSVRVPQLVGTGAQIADQLAQMFEGGGCDGFVISPAWLPGSFSEFVESVIPHLQRKGLFRTAYEGSTLREHLGLAELKD; from the coding sequence ATGAGCCGTCAAATTCACCTGTCTGCCTTTCTGCTCACGGGCCCGGTGATTCATAGCCACGCCGTGTGGCGCCATCCCGAGACGCTGGGCAACTACCTTGACCCGGAGTATTACGCACGTACCGCGCGGGTGGTGGAGGAGGGCCTGTTCGACTTTCTCTTTTTCGCCGACCGTCTGGCGGTCGGCGACCAGATGGGCGGTTCGCGCGAACTCGCCCTGCGCTATGGCGCCCAGGACGCCACGCGGCTGGACCCTTTGCCGATTCTCTCCTACCTGGTGGGGCAGACGCGCAAGCTCGGCCTCGGCGCGACTCGCTCGACCACCTACTACGAGCCGGCCCACATCGCCCGCGAGTTCGCCACCCTCGATCACCTGTCCAGGGGCCGGGCGGCGTGGAATATCGTCACCTCGATGAACGACAGCGAAGGACGCCTGTTCGGCAAGGACAAGCACCTGGAACACGACCTGCGCTACGACCGCGCCGACGAGTTTGTCGAAGTCGCGCTCAAGCTCTGGCGCAGCTGGGAGCGTGACGCGCTGAAGCTCGACCGCGAAAGTGGGGTGCTGGCCGACCCGGCGAAGATTCATTCGCTAAGCCACCATGGCGAGTGGTTCAAGGTCGAGGGTCCGCTGAATATCCCCCGCACGCCCCAGGGCCGCCCGGTGTTGATCCAGGCAGGCTCGTCCGGCCGCGGTCGACGTTTCGGCGCGCGCTGGGCCGAGGCAATCTTCACCATTCATCCGCACCTCAAGGCCATGCACGCGTTCCGTGAGGACGTGCGCAATCAGGTGGTGCAGCAGGGCCGTACGGCTGACAGCTGCAAGGTGCTGACGGCGGTGATGCCGTTCGTTGGCGGCAGCGAAGCCGAGGCGCGCGCCAAGCGCGACCAGCACAATGCGCTGGCGCGCCCCGAGCTGGGCCTGGTCACCCTGGCGTCACAGTTGAACGTCGACCTGTCGCCTTTTCCGTTGTCGGCGACCCTTGCCGACATTGCCCGCTCACCGTCGATCCCTCCGGCAGCGGCGGAAAAATTATTGATGCAAGGGGCAGAGACAACGCTCGAAGAGCTCGGTCGCATTTTTGCCAGCAGCGTGCGGGTGCCGCAACTGGTGGGTACCGGGGCGCAGATCGCCGATCAACTGGCACAGATGTTCGAAGGGGGTGGCTGCGACGGCTTCGTCATTTCGCCAGCCTGGCTGCCAGGCTCGTTCAGCGAATTCGTTGAAAGCGTGATTCCCCATCTGCAGCGCAAGGGGTTGTTTCGCACCGCCTATGAGGGCTCGACCTTGCGCGAACACCTGGGCCTGGCCGAGCTGAAGGACTGA
- a CDS encoding aliphatic sulfonate ABC transporter substrate-binding protein, giving the protein MTFKKLFLAASLMLGAVAAHAEQTLDIGYQRSSTLWILLKNNGQLQERLKPLGFTVNWHEFSSGLLSAMNAGSVDLHADVADAFALFTQAANAPLTYYAREAPSPGAQAIIVAENSPIHSLADLKGKTVAVSKGSGSHFLLVSALKKAGLTLDDITPRYLEAPDAVAAFSSGNVDAWSIWDPFLATQQREHHVRVLSDGSDGVANYNRFYLATTTFATAHPEVLQVVFDTLRQTGQWVKSHPQEAARELGPLWGNIAPQTVELANSRRSYDIVPVKVDELAEQQRIADTYYQARLIPKPLKIDAISVWTPNSH; this is encoded by the coding sequence ATGACCTTCAAGAAACTCTTCCTGGCCGCCAGCCTGATGCTCGGCGCGGTGGCCGCCCATGCCGAGCAGACCCTCGATATCGGTTATCAGCGCTCCTCTACCTTGTGGATTCTGCTGAAAAACAACGGTCAGTTGCAGGAGCGCCTCAAGCCCTTGGGCTTTACCGTCAACTGGCACGAGTTCAGCAGCGGGCTGCTCAGTGCCATGAACGCTGGCAGCGTCGACCTGCACGCCGATGTGGCGGACGCGTTCGCCTTGTTCACCCAGGCGGCCAATGCGCCCCTGACCTATTACGCCCGCGAAGCGCCTTCGCCGGGCGCCCAGGCAATCATCGTCGCGGAAAATTCGCCGATCCACAGCCTCGCTGATCTGAAGGGCAAGACCGTCGCCGTGTCCAAAGGCTCGGGCAGTCACTTCCTGCTGGTGTCGGCGCTGAAGAAAGCCGGCCTGACCCTCGACGACATCACCCCGCGCTACCTGGAAGCGCCGGATGCAGTCGCTGCGTTTTCCAGTGGCAACGTCGACGCCTGGTCGATCTGGGACCCGTTCCTCGCCACCCAGCAGCGTGAGCACCACGTGCGCGTGCTCAGCGATGGCAGCGATGGCGTGGCCAATTACAACCGCTTCTACTTGGCGACCACGACCTTCGCCACGGCCCACCCGGAGGTGTTGCAAGTGGTGTTCGACACCCTTCGCCAGACCGGCCAGTGGGTCAAGAGCCATCCGCAGGAAGCCGCCAGGGAGCTTGGCCCGCTGTGGGGCAACATCGCGCCGCAAACCGTCGAGCTGGCCAACTCGCGGCGCAGCTACGACATCGTTCCGGTCAAGGTTGACGAACTGGCCGAGCAGCAGCGCATCGCCGATACCTACTACCAGGCCAGGCTGATTCCCAAACCGCTGAAGATCGACGCCATTTCCGTCTGGACTCCCAACAGCCACTAG
- a CDS encoding DUF2235 domain-containing protein codes for MGNIVICCDGTWNTPDQQDHGVPAPTNVVRLYNALAPVDAQGAVQDRYYHPGVGTSGKWWDKAVGGGTGAGLDQNIMSAYQKLCFSYRPDADIYLFGFSRGAYTVRSLCGFIACCGLLKIDHLPPAEVWQRIEQLLDQGYRRKIETRQHWETLGWEFHNGAGQDIPIHFVGVWDTVGALGIPDDMALLSLLDERSHYTFHDTSLHPSVKHARHALAMDERRASFQPTLWTDVPAGRDMQQIWFPGVHSDVGGGYHECGLADGALQWMIDQASGHGLAFNKATRQIQPNYHDMLHDSCQGVFGLLPTQPRSIAHLLDRIDFHDSALKRQDDPPIAQSPYRHLHVLDPALPLTLDIGARLQWNETGVWLEAGRSYRFSASGEWLDGAVKCGPGGPPAQHFQPAGIGQLLGSALGQLEKLLPGGTVDLRFTRRHEQYPWLSLIGAIANGIGVDAKQCTIRPETFYIGAGCTYTPKAAGYLYAYANDAWNGYGNNVGHVALRIG; via the coding sequence ATGGGCAATATCGTGATCTGCTGCGACGGCACCTGGAACACCCCCGATCAACAGGACCATGGCGTGCCGGCGCCGACCAACGTGGTGCGGCTGTACAACGCCCTGGCCCCCGTCGATGCGCAAGGCGCCGTGCAGGACCGCTATTACCATCCCGGGGTCGGCACCTCGGGCAAATGGTGGGACAAGGCAGTCGGTGGCGGCACAGGCGCGGGCCTGGACCAGAACATCATGAGTGCTTACCAGAAGCTCTGCTTCAGCTACCGGCCTGATGCCGACATTTACCTGTTCGGCTTCAGTCGCGGCGCCTACACCGTGCGCAGCCTGTGCGGTTTCATCGCCTGTTGCGGGTTGCTGAAGATCGATCATCTGCCGCCCGCCGAGGTCTGGCAGCGCATCGAGCAACTGCTTGACCAGGGTTACCGACGCAAGATCGAAACCCGCCAGCACTGGGAAACGCTCGGCTGGGAGTTCCATAACGGCGCCGGGCAGGACATCCCCATTCACTTCGTGGGCGTCTGGGACACTGTCGGCGCCCTGGGCATCCCCGATGACATGGCGTTGCTGAGCCTGCTGGACGAGCGCAGCCACTACACCTTCCATGACACCAGCCTGCACCCCTCGGTGAAGCACGCTCGCCATGCACTGGCCATGGACGAGCGACGCGCGTCGTTCCAGCCGACCCTGTGGACTGACGTACCCGCGGGCAGAGACATGCAGCAGATCTGGTTCCCCGGCGTACACAGTGACGTGGGCGGCGGCTACCACGAATGCGGCCTGGCCGATGGCGCATTGCAGTGGATGATCGACCAGGCCAGCGGGCACGGGCTGGCGTTCAACAAGGCCACCCGGCAGATTCAGCCGAACTACCATGACATGCTGCATGACTCCTGCCAGGGCGTATTCGGGCTACTGCCGACCCAACCCCGGAGCATCGCCCACCTGCTCGACAGGATCGACTTCCACGACTCGGCGCTCAAGCGCCAGGACGACCCGCCGATCGCGCAGTCGCCGTACCGCCACCTGCATGTGCTCGACCCCGCCCTGCCACTGACCCTGGACATCGGCGCGCGCCTGCAGTGGAACGAGACCGGAGTGTGGTTGGAGGCCGGGCGCAGCTACCGCTTCAGCGCCAGTGGCGAATGGCTGGACGGCGCGGTCAAGTGCGGGCCTGGCGGGCCGCCGGCGCAGCACTTTCAACCGGCCGGGATCGGCCAGTTGCTGGGCAGCGCCCTGGGCCAGCTGGAAAAACTGTTGCCCGGCGGCACGGTCGACCTGCGCTTCACGCGGCGCCACGAACAATACCCCTGGCTGAGTTTGATCGGCGCGATCGCCAACGGCATCGGCGTGGACGCCAAGCAGTGCACCATTCGCCCGGAAACTTTCTATATCGGCGCAGGCTGCACGTACACACCGAAGGCGGCAGGTTACCTGTATGCCTACGCCAACGATGCCTGGAATGGGTATGGGAACAATGTCGGGCATGTGGCCCTGCGGATCGGCTAG
- a CDS encoding BrnT family toxin, translating to MVLLIGGVPGAVAADHDIAHSHLACTQEPTTHFQRWMDSSSRSRLGQCPVDRCCEHPDTMHCLFMLFYVHTNKRCPLPMIKPNETGLFASVAWTSPMQPRFSPGITSQPKIADTSTASRFVTLGSLNERMVVMVWTQRGEDRRIISMRKANEREQERYRSRLG from the coding sequence ATGGTCCTGTTGATCGGGGGTGTTCCAGGTGCCGTCGCAGCAGATCACGATATTGCCCATAGCCACCTCGCTTGCACGCAAGAGCCGACTACCCACTTCCAGCGGTGGATGGATTCAAGTTCACGATCGCGACTGGGTCAATGCCCGGTTGATCGTTGTTGCGAACATCCCGACACAATGCATTGCTTGTTTATGCTTTTTTATGTGCATACAAATAAGCGATGCCCATTACCTATGATCAAGCCGAACGAGACCGGACTCTTTGCGAGCGTGGCCTGGACTTCGCCGATGCAACCACGGTTTTCTCCGGGCATCACTTCCCAGCCGAAGATCGCCGATACGAGTACGGCGAGTCGCTTCGTCACGCTGGGCTCATTGAATGAGCGAATGGTCGTGATGGTCTGGACACAACGAGGCGAGGACCGCCGAATCATCTCCATGAGAAAAGCCAATGAACGAGAACAAGAGCGATACCGCAGCCGCCTGGGTTGA
- a CDS encoding MgtC/SapB family protein — protein MDHEANAMLTDWEMCIRLLLSAALGSLIGLERERLLWAAGLRTHMLVCVGSCLLMIVSSFGFQDALAMAHTELDPSRVAAQVVSGIGFLGAGSILLRGEVIKGLTTAASLWTVAAIGLAVGGGLYVVSSAATFIILLILVAIKPMEKLVRNHVQVHVLKLVAPSRALTLSTVNEVLGNRSSKVKQFIVEKGPSDDTDSVTIELKRTSGAQAEQILAQLLSIDGVQEDGSVQ, from the coding sequence ATGGACCACGAGGCCAACGCCATGCTTACCGACTGGGAAATGTGCATCCGCCTTCTGTTATCGGCCGCACTGGGCAGTCTTATAGGGCTGGAGCGTGAACGGTTGCTGTGGGCTGCCGGGCTGCGCACGCACATGCTGGTGTGCGTGGGCTCCTGCCTTTTGATGATCGTTTCATCGTTTGGTTTCCAGGATGCCCTGGCAATGGCGCACACCGAGCTGGACCCCTCACGGGTAGCCGCCCAGGTGGTCTCGGGGATAGGGTTTCTCGGTGCAGGCTCGATCCTGCTGCGCGGCGAGGTGATCAAGGGCCTGACCACCGCCGCCAGCCTGTGGACGGTGGCCGCCATCGGCCTGGCCGTGGGCGGCGGCCTCTATGTGGTCAGCAGCGCCGCGACCTTTATCATCCTGCTGATTCTGGTGGCGATCAAGCCCATGGAGAAGCTGGTGCGTAACCATGTGCAGGTGCATGTGCTCAAGCTGGTCGCACCGTCACGCGCCTTGACCCTGAGCACGGTCAACGAAGTGCTGGGCAACCGCTCGAGCAAGGTCAAGCAGTTCATTGTCGAGAAGGGCCCCAGCGACGACACCGACAGCGTCACCATCGAACTCAAACGCACCTCGGGGGCGCAGGCCGAGCAGATTCTTGCGCAACTGTTGAGCATCGACGGGGTGCAGGAAGACGGCTCGGTCCAGTAG
- a CDS encoding ABC transporter permease subunit, with amino-acid sequence MPSGRKVVIGIPFFWLFLFFLVPFFIILKISFSEASVAIPPYTELLSLAEDKLSIVLNTANYSLLADDSLYIAAYFGSLKIALYSTLMCLVIGFPMAYAISRAHKEAQTVLLLLIMMPTWTAILIRVYAWMGILSNNGLLNGFLMWTGLTDHPIEILNTNTAVYIGVVYAYLPFMVLPLFANLVKHDPSLLEAAADLGSSNFNSFWKITVPLARNGIIAGCMLVFIPVVGEFVIPELLGGPETLMIGRVLWQEFFNNRDWPVASALAVVMLAILIIPIVLFNRSQAKEMEGRA; translated from the coding sequence CTGCCCAGCGGGCGCAAGGTGGTGATCGGCATCCCGTTCTTCTGGCTGTTCCTGTTCTTCCTGGTGCCGTTCTTCATCATCCTCAAGATCAGCTTCTCGGAAGCCTCGGTGGCGATTCCGCCCTACACCGAGCTGTTGAGCCTGGCCGAAGATAAGCTGAGCATCGTCCTCAATACTGCCAACTACAGCCTGCTGGCCGACGACAGCTTGTACATCGCGGCCTATTTTGGCTCGCTGAAGATCGCCCTCTACAGCACCTTGATGTGCCTGGTGATCGGCTTTCCCATGGCCTATGCCATTTCCCGAGCGCACAAGGAAGCGCAGACGGTGCTGTTGCTGCTGATCATGATGCCGACCTGGACGGCCATCCTGATTCGCGTCTATGCCTGGATGGGCATCCTCAGCAACAACGGCCTGCTTAACGGGTTCCTGATGTGGACCGGCCTGACCGACCACCCGATCGAAATCCTCAACACCAACACAGCGGTGTACATCGGCGTGGTCTACGCCTACCTGCCGTTCATGGTGCTGCCGCTGTTCGCCAACCTGGTCAAGCATGACCCCAGCCTGCTGGAGGCGGCTGCGGACCTGGGCTCGAGCAACTTCAACAGCTTCTGGAAAATCACCGTGCCGCTGGCGCGCAACGGCATCATCGCCGGCTGCATGCTGGTGTTCATCCCGGTGGTGGGCGAGTTCGTCATCCCCGAGCTGCTCGGTGGACCGGAGACGCTGATGATCGGCCGGGTGTTGTGGCAGGAGTTCTTCAACAACCGCGATTGGCCGGTGGCTTCCGCGCTGGCGGTGGTGATGCTGGCCATCCTGATCATCCCCATCGTGCTGTTCAACCGCAGCCAGGCCAAGGAAATGGAGGGACGGGCATGA
- a CDS encoding polyamine ABC transporter substrate-binding protein has product MKMFAMRKTLLALAVGSLLGLGGAAAVQADPQTLHVYNWSDYIAPDTIKKFEDETGIKVVYDVFDSNETLEAKLLAGRSGYDVVVPSNNFLAKQLKADVYLPLDKSRLPNWDNLNKVLLKKVAVSDPDNAHAFPYMWGTIGIGYNPQKVREVLGDNAPVDSWDLLFKPENAEKLKACGVSFLDSATEMLPVALHYLGYPTDSQDKQQIQQASALFMQVRPAVAYFHSSKYISDLANGNTCVAVGYSGDIAQARQRALDAGGKVEVRYSIPKEGAGSFYDMVAIPRDAVNVEGAYRFMNYLLRPEVMAEISNSVRYPNGNAAATPLVDEDIRNDPGAYPPLDVMEKLYAIADLPITTQRVMNRAWTKIRSGI; this is encoded by the coding sequence ATGAAGATGTTCGCAATGCGCAAAACCCTGCTCGCGCTCGCCGTGGGCAGCCTGCTGGGCCTGGGTGGCGCCGCGGCGGTCCAGGCCGACCCGCAGACCCTGCACGTGTACAACTGGTCGGACTACATTGCACCGGACACCATCAAGAAGTTCGAGGACGAGACCGGCATCAAGGTGGTCTATGACGTGTTCGACAGCAACGAGACGCTGGAGGCCAAATTGCTGGCCGGACGCTCCGGGTACGACGTGGTGGTGCCGTCCAACAACTTTCTGGCCAAGCAGCTCAAGGCCGATGTCTACCTGCCGCTGGACAAATCCAGGCTGCCCAACTGGGACAACCTGAACAAGGTGCTATTGAAAAAGGTCGCGGTCAGCGACCCGGACAACGCCCATGCCTTCCCGTATATGTGGGGCACCATCGGCATCGGCTACAACCCGCAGAAGGTCCGCGAAGTGCTCGGCGACAACGCGCCGGTAGACTCCTGGGACCTATTGTTCAAGCCCGAGAACGCCGAGAAGCTCAAGGCCTGCGGGGTCAGCTTCCTCGACTCCGCCACCGAGATGCTGCCCGTGGCGCTGCATTACCTGGGCTACCCGACCGACTCGCAGGACAAGCAGCAGATCCAGCAGGCCAGCGCGTTGTTCATGCAGGTGCGCCCGGCGGTGGCGTATTTCCATTCCTCCAAGTACATCTCGGACCTGGCCAACGGCAACACCTGCGTGGCAGTGGGCTATTCCGGCGACATTGCCCAGGCGCGGCAACGGGCTCTGGATGCCGGCGGCAAGGTCGAGGTGCGCTACAGCATCCCGAAGGAGGGCGCTGGCAGCTTCTATGACATGGTCGCCATTCCCCGCGATGCGGTGAACGTCGAGGGGGCCTACCGGTTCATGAACTACCTGCTGCGCCCCGAGGTAATGGCCGAAATCAGCAACAGCGTGCGTTACCCCAACGGCAACGCCGCCGCCACGCCGCTGGTGGACGAAGACATCCGCAACGACCCGGGGGCCTATCCGCCGCTCGACGTCATGGAGAAGCTCTACGCCATCGCCGACCTGCCGATCACCACGCAACGGGTGATGAACCGGGCCTGGACCAAGATCCGCTCGGGGATCTGA
- a CDS encoding ABC transporter permease subunit gives MNRFGFSFSRMMLVLGLAFIYLPMLILVIYSFNASRLVTVWGGWSVKWYVGLMDNAQLMGAVGRSLQIACNTAIAAIILGTLAAFVLTRVTRFKGRTLFGGLVTAPLVMPEVITGLSLLLLFIAMAQTFGWPAERGLATIWIAHTTFCAAYVAVVVSARLRELDISIEEAAMDLGARPWKVFMLITIPMIAPSLLAGGMMSFALSLDDLVLASFVSGPGSTTLPMEVFSAVRLGVKPEINAVASLILLAVSCATYLAWLFGRRAEKRRIRGIQEAMEQMAVEAASPAAAGKGARRPSTAQAINGV, from the coding sequence ATGAACCGTTTCGGCTTCAGCTTCTCAAGAATGATGCTCGTCCTGGGCCTGGCCTTCATTTACCTGCCCATGCTGATCCTGGTCATCTACTCGTTCAACGCCTCGCGGCTGGTGACCGTTTGGGGCGGCTGGTCGGTGAAGTGGTATGTGGGCCTGATGGACAACGCGCAATTGATGGGCGCGGTCGGCCGTTCGCTGCAGATCGCCTGCAACACTGCCATTGCCGCGATCATCCTCGGCACCCTGGCTGCGTTCGTGCTGACCCGGGTCACCCGCTTCAAGGGCCGCACCCTGTTCGGTGGCCTGGTCACTGCACCCCTGGTGATGCCTGAGGTAATCACCGGCCTGTCCCTGCTGCTGTTGTTCATCGCCATGGCGCAGACCTTCGGCTGGCCTGCCGAGCGTGGCCTGGCGACCATCTGGATCGCCCACACCACGTTCTGCGCGGCCTATGTGGCGGTCGTGGTGTCGGCGCGTCTGCGCGAGCTGGACATTTCCATCGAGGAAGCTGCCATGGACCTCGGCGCGCGGCCCTGGAAGGTCTTCATGCTGATCACCATCCCGATGATCGCACCGTCCCTGCTGGCCGGCGGCATGATGTCGTTTGCGCTGTCGCTGGACGACCTGGTGCTCGCCAGCTTCGTCTCCGGGCCGGGCTCCACCACGCTGCCGATGGAGGTGTTCTCGGCGGTGCGTCTGGGTGTCAAGCCGGAAATCAACGCCGTGGCCAGCCTGATTCTGCTCGCCGTATCCTGCGCCACCTACCTGGCCTGGCTGTTCGGCCGGCGCGCCGAAAAACGCCGCATTCGCGGGATTCAGGAGGCCATGGAGCAAATGGCCGTGGAAGCCGCCAGCCCGGCGGCGGCCGGCAAGGGCGCACGCCGCCCGTCGACCGCCCAGGCAATCAACGGAGTATGA
- the potA gene encoding polyamine ABC transporter ATP-binding protein: MANASSQHRKALEGGLPTSKVLVKIDRVTKKFDEITAVDDVSLEIRQGEIFALLGGSGSGKSTLLRMLAGFDRPTEGRIYLDGVDITEMPPYERPINMMFQSYALFPHMTVAQNIAFGLKQDRLPASEIEARVEEMLKLVHMTQYARRKPHQLSGGQRQRVALARSLAKRPKLLLLDEPMGALDKKLRQQMQLELVEIIERVGVTCVMVTHDQEEAMTMAQRIAIMHLGWIAQTGSPIDIYETPSNRLVCEFIGNVNLFDGEVIEDMEGHAIIASNELERDIYVGHGVSTAAQDKAVTYAIRPEKLLVTTERPTETYNWSRGSVHDIAYLGGHSVFYVKLPSGKIVQSFTANAERRGARPTWDDEVFVCWENDSGVVLRA, encoded by the coding sequence ATGGCAAATGCCTCCAGTCAGCACAGGAAGGCCCTCGAAGGCGGTCTGCCGACCAGCAAGGTGCTGGTCAAGATCGATCGAGTGACCAAGAAATTCGATGAAATCACCGCTGTGGATGACGTCTCCCTGGAGATTCGCCAAGGCGAGATCTTCGCCCTGCTGGGCGGCTCCGGGTCCGGCAAGTCCACGCTGCTGCGCATGCTCGCCGGCTTCGACCGGCCGACCGAGGGGCGCATCTACCTCGATGGCGTGGACATCACCGAAATGCCGCCCTATGAGCGGCCCATCAACATGATGTTCCAGTCCTACGCGCTGTTTCCGCACATGACCGTGGCGCAGAACATTGCCTTTGGCCTCAAGCAGGACCGCCTGCCGGCTAGCGAGATCGAGGCACGGGTCGAGGAAATGCTCAAGCTGGTGCACATGACCCAGTATGCCCGGCGCAAACCCCATCAACTTTCCGGTGGCCAGCGTCAGCGCGTGGCATTGGCCCGCTCGCTGGCCAAGCGCCCCAAGCTGCTGCTGCTCGACGAGCCCATGGGCGCGCTGGACAAGAAGCTGCGCCAGCAGATGCAGCTGGAACTGGTGGAGATTATCGAGCGGGTCGGCGTGACCTGCGTGATGGTGACCCACGACCAGGAGGAGGCCATGACCATGGCCCAGCGCATCGCCATCATGCACCTGGGCTGGATCGCCCAGACCGGCAGCCCCATCGACATCTATGAAACGCCCAGCAACCGCCTGGTCTGCGAGTTCATTGGCAACGTCAACCTGTTCGACGGCGAAGTGATCGAAGACATGGAAGGCCACGCAATCATCGCCAGCAACGAGCTGGAGCGCGACATCTACGTCGGGCATGGGGTGTCCACCGCCGCCCAGGACAAGGCCGTGACCTACGCCATCCGCCCGGAAAAACTGCTGGTGACCACTGAGCGGCCAACCGAGACCTACAACTGGTCGCGCGGCAGCGTGCATGACATCGCCTACCTGGGCGGCCATTCTGTGTTCTACGTCAAGTTGCCGAGCGGCAAGATTGTCCAGTCGTTCACCGCCAACGCCGAACGGCGCGGCGCGCGGCCGACCTGGGATGACGAAGTGTTCGTCTGCTGGGAAAACGACAGCGGGGTGGTGTTGCGAGCATGA